ACAGCCAAATTTTTAATTATCAATAGGCTCTAATAATCACTATCAGCGACACAAATACCTTTACATTTAATCCCATTTGTAGCAGTACGCAGACAATGAGGACAGAGGATTTTTTCTGCTGCTATTTCTTGATTTATCTCTATACTAGTACTTGCCTGTAAATTATCTTTCTCTGTCTGGGGTGTTACAGTCATAAAAATTGCAGAATCGTTTGGCACTTTCACTTAAATGCTAACAATATTTTAATTGATTGTAGCTCCGAAAGGTTGCACTGACTCGAACACAGGGATTTCACTCCAAACTCAATTTTGTACTCCTACCCATCTGCGGATGGAGGCAAAAAATTTTTACTAGACTGATAATGGCTGCGCCAATGCCAAAAGCGATCGCATCTCCAGAATGATTTAGAGTCAACTGTAGCAGCCATAATTACACACCAGAATAAGGCGCTAGAGCAAAAGTTTGCGTAGTATCAACAACAAGAAAGCGATCGCATAAATTAAACAGTTCTGCCTGAGTCTGAGTTTGTCGCATCAGCCGCAAGAAAACACCTTCAGAGTCAACACTCAAGGCGATGTAGTTGAGGAACATTTTGAGGTAACCTACACGCGCACGCTCTGGGATATTTGGTGCTGCTGGGGTTTGCCATAAACGATCAATGTATTTACGTACCTCGATTAAAGGAACAGGTGCGATCGGTTCCAAGCGCAAAGCCTGCCGGATTTGCTCAAAAATCCAAGGATTTCCAATTGCCCAGCGTCCCACCATCACACCAGCCGCACCTGTTTGAGCCAGCACCGATAGTGCTTGTGCCGCCGAGTAGATATTTCCGTTGGCCAGCACTGGACAATTAACTCGTCTGACGGCTTCGGCAATCAAATCATAATTCACTCGTCCGTGGTATCGATCTACAACTGTGCGACCATGTAAACTCAGCAAATCTATGTTGTGGCGATTGATTAAATCTAGAATTTGGTAAAAGGTATCGGTATTTTCAAAACCTAAACGCATCTTGACTGTAAAAGGTCGATCATTAACTGCTTGCCGCAATTCCCCCAGAATTCGATCCACTTTTTCAGGTGAAAGCAGCAATCCACCCCCAGCTTTTTTGCGGTAAATTCTGGGTGCGGGACAGCCCATATTCAAGTCAACTCCCGCAATATTATAACCGCAGAGTTCTTGTGCTGTTTTGACTAAATGAGGAATGCTTTCACCCATCATTTGAGCGAAAACAGGGCGACTAGTATCGTTTTCGGTGATTGATGCCAGAATGCTAGGGTTGAGTCGTGAGGTTTCATTGACGCGGAAATATTCGGTAAAAAAGTAGTCAGGACTGCCGTACTGATTAATGACCTTCATAAACCAGAGATTTGTGACATCCTGCATAGGCGCAAGAGCAGTCAGGGGTAAATCTAGGTGAAGTGATTGAGGGAGCAATACCTGGGACATAAAATAGAGAGCATTCGACACAGCATCACTCTATCAAACAAAATGAACCAATTAGGGACGCTTATTGTAGACCTAATGGTGTGTTGATAATGTTGCCATTAAAGCAACCTCTAAAAAATTATTAATTGTTCTTGATTAAGCAAGGCGTAATCAAGAATACTTTAATAGTTGCATAAATTTGTTTTTTTGCGCCTTACTAAAACCTCTATGTTCTGCACCTTTAACAGTTAATAATTGATTTATAGTCCCAGCTTGGCGCAATGCTTGATTATAGTCTGACTGCATAGCTATAAGGAAAAAAATGATCTTTTTTACCATGTATTGTCAGAATTGGTGGTAGATTTTAACACGCATTTAATTGGGAAAAATATTATTCATTTCACCTTGCGTTTGACTAATGAATTGTGATAAGTTTCTAATCAATAATTAAATACGGTAATTACATCAATTTGCCGTAGTTTACTCAATAACTCATCACCAAAATCAGTTAAAAGCTGAATATAAAGCATTATCAAGCTTTTTATGCCAATTCAAACAGTCGGTATTTTAAGTCCTGGTGATATGGGACAAGCGATCGCATCTGTTCTCAATCACAATGGATTAAGGACGATTGCAGCCTTAGAAAATCGCAGCCAAAGAACTCGCCAGTTAGCCGCCGCCGCGAATATAGAGGATGTGGGTTCTCTTACACAGTTGGTAATTGAATCTGATATAGTGTTATCCGTTTTGGTTCCCGCCGCCGCCGCAGAGGTAGCCCAGCAAGTAGCTGCGGTGATAAGTAATGTAGGGAAACAGATTCTTTATGTTGATGGTAATGCGATCGCACCCCAAAAGGTAAAAACTATCGCTCAAATCATCGAATCATCTGGAGCAACTTTCGTCGATGCTTCCATCATCGGCCCACCTCCCAGAGTTCCCGGACGCACGCGCATCTATGCTTCTGGCAAACAAGCTGTGGAATTTCAACAACTAAGTAATTATGGCTTAGATATCCGGGTCATTGGCGATGAAATTGGTCAAGCTTCGGGTTTGAAAATGTCTTATGCCGCCCTCACCAAAGGACTAACAGCAATTAGTACAGAATTATTAATTGCTGCCCATCGCTTAGGCTTAGATGAAGAACTATGGAGTGAAGTATCTAGTAGTCAGCCGGAACTTGCTCATATACTTGCTCGTTCCATTCCATCTATGACACCAAAAGCACATCGTTGGGTTGGGGAAATGGAGGAGATTGCCGAAACCTTCAAAGAATTAGGTTTGACTGAACGCATATTTTATGGTGCAGCTGATGTTTATCGTTTAGTGAAAGATACTTCTTTAGGGCAGGAAACACCAGAAGAACGCGATCGCGATCGGCAATTGTCAGAAATTATCACGACGCTTTCTGACGAAACTACATCAAACTAAATAGGATTTACGCACAAAGTTGAGACTGGGTATAGGGGAGAGGGCTAAGGGTTTTGAACACCTTTAGCCCTCAATGTACTGCGAATTTACAAAATTTTGCGCTTAGTAGAACAATCACCTCTAAGTTCAGGCAAATAAGCGATGATCATATAATAATCGTTAGTTAATCTAATAGTTAGTAAAACATATCGAACTTTCCCTATGAAAATTTGGCAGGGACAACTAGGCGATCGCATCAGTAAGGCAATTTACCACCATCTCCCCGCCTTTCGTTGGCGGAATTTTCGTCTATTTTTCGGGGGACAGTTACTATCAATGTCTGGGACATTTATGACCCAGCAGTTGACTATTCCTTGGTTAGTATACGATTTGACTAAATCTGCTTGGTTGTTAGGAGTTGCCGGGTTTATACAATTTTTGCCTACGTTGTTAGTGATTCCCTTTTCAGGCGTATTGTCTGATCGCTGGAGTCGTCGTGACTTGTTAATGCTGGTGCAGATATTGGGAATTAGTGTGTCCTTGGCTTTAACAATTCTGACCTTTACGAATTGGATTACCTTTCCCATCCTATTAATTCTGAGTGTTCTCAACGGTTTTCTCAAGGGATTAGATATGCCAGTGCGCCATACAATCGTTACCGAAACCGTAGACGATCGCGCTGATTGGAGTAATGCGATCGCTTTAAATTCCGTCATGTTAAGCTCCTCTCTGGTATTGGGGCCAGCTATGGGTGGGATTTTAATTGCAACTCTAGGGGTGAAATATTGTTTTCTCTACGATACTCTCAGCTACATCCCAGCAATTTTTACCCTATTAGCAATGCGGCTGAAAGTTAGACCGATGCAGACTATGACTAACCTGAGCGATACTTTCCAGAAAATGCGAGAGGGCTTTGAATATGTCTCCAAATTTCAACCGATTAGAGCAATTTTGTTGATGTTAGCGTTACATGGTTTAGTTGGGATGTCTCATGTCGCACTTATGCCTGTTTTTGCAGCTAAGATTCTCAATGGAGATGCCACAACAATGGCTCACCTTAGCACTTCAGCACCGATTGGCTCGTTTTTTGCTTGTGTCTATCTGAGTGTCAGACGAGGGATTGTGGGCTTAGACCGTTTGATTATCATCGCTCAAGTTTTAATCGGAATGAGTTTGATATCCTTTTCACTCTCGCGTCAAGTTTGGCTGTCGATCATCATCCTTGTGTTTGTTGGCTGCTTTTCTATTCTCAACATTACAAGTAGTAATATGATTATCCAGACCTTAGTTGCCGAAGATAAGCGTGGAAGAGTAATGAGTTTTTATGCCCTAGCAATGGTGGGTACAATGCCCTTTGGCAATCTTTTAGCTGGAACTTTAGCACATAACTTTGGTGCGACGAATGCCTTGATTGTTTGTGGCAGTTTGTTTATCTTAGGTGCGCTATGGTTTTCTGCACAATTACCAGTAGTGAGCCGTTGGATAGCTGGCGAAACAAGTGGCTTATCTTTGGAAAAGTGAAATTAATGTGATTTTTTGACCTCTCTCCCAACCTCTCTGTCTTGAAAAGTTTTGCGCCGGGAAACCCGGACGCGCAACGCCAGTTGCTTTATGCCGGGGAACCTGTCCAACGCACTGGCTCAACTTTTCGCTCCGACGCGGAGAGGGGAGGATAGAGTATGAGATATCAATGAGAAATTACGATTTTAAAGCCTCTCCCCTGCAAGGAGAGAGGTTTGGAGAGGGGTTTTTTAAATCTGTCGAATTCACGTTAAATTAGCTGAATAAAAACGACTACTCAACATCAGAAAAAGAGGTGATCACAACATCTGATGATCACCTCTTAAGATTTAGCAAATAGACGAAAAATCTCGCGGTTAATTTCGATGAATGATTAGTAATCGAAGTCGCCACCTAAACCGCCACCGGGTGCAGCAGGCGCAGCATCTTTGGGTTCTGGCTTGTCAACTACAATGGCTTCGGTGGTTAGTACCATCCCGGCAATTGACGCAGCATTCTGCACTGCCGAACGAGTTACCTTAGCGGGGTCAACAATCCCGGCGGCAAACAAATCTACGAATTCGCCTGTGGTTGCGTCGTAACCTACATTGAAGTCTTTCTCTTTAACCCGTTCAGCAATTACCGCACCATTTTGACCTGCATTCTCAGCAATCCGCTTCAGAGGTGCAGCCAGGGCGCGAGACACAATCAATGCTCCTGTTAATTCTTCGTTCACTAGGGTAGACTTCGCCCAGCTTTCTAATTCAGGAGCTAGATGTGCGAGTGTTGTACCGCCACCGGGAACGATACCTTCTTCCACAGCAGCTTTTGTCGCGTTAATGGCATCCTCTAAACGTAGCTTGCGGTCTTTGAGTTCGGTTTCGGTCGCAGCGCCTACTTTCACAACTGCAACCCCACCAGCTAGTTTTGCTAGACGTTCTTGCAGTTTTTCTTTATCGTAGGAAGACTCGGTTTCCTCGATTTGGCGGCGGATTTGTTCTACACGAGCCTTGACAGCTTGCTCGTTACCTTCTGCTACGAGGGTGGTACTATCTTTGGTGATGGTGATGCGGCGAGCTTTACCGAGTTGCTCAAGTTTAGTAGCATCTAGTCTCAGACCAGCATCTTCGGTAATCAGCTGTCCGCCTGTGAGAATGGCAATATCTTCTAGGATAGCTTTGCGGCGATCGCCAAATCCAGGAGCTTTAACAGCGGCTACATTCAGCACACCACGCAAACGGTTAACAACTAAGGTTGCGAGAGCTTCTTTTTCAATATCTTCGGCAATAATTACCAAAGGCCGACCAGCACGGGCTACTTGCTCAAGTACGGGTACGAGGTCTTGCACCAAGGCGATTTTTTTATCAGTTAACAGCAAGAAAGGCTCATCTAGCACTGCTTCTAACCGTTCTGCATCGGTGGCAAAATAGGGAGAAATATAACCTTTGTCGAAGTTCAACCCTTCTGTAACTTCTAGTTCGGTGGTAACTGACTTGCCTTCTTCTAGAGATATCACCCCTTCCCGACCAACCTTATCTAAGGCTTCGGCAATCAAAGCGCCCACAACTTCATCGTTACCAGCAGAGATAGCAGCAACTTGCGCGATCGCTTTTGAGTCTTCTACAGGACGCGCGTGTTCTTTGATTTTGTCCACGAGAAAAACTGTAGCTTTATCAATACCACGTTTGATTTCAATGGCATTCGCACCAGCAGCGACATTCCGCAATCCTTCTTTGACAATGGCGTGAGCCAAAACAGTTGCCGTTGTCGTCCCATCTCCCGCAGCATCGTTGGTTTTAGATGCAGCTTGACGAATTAGGGATACACCTGTGTTTTCAACGTGATCTTCTAATTCAATCTCTTTAGCGATGGTGACTCCATCATTGACAATTTGCGGAGCGCCAAACTTCTTTTCTAAAACGACGTTACGACCTTTGGGGCCAAGGGTAACTGCTACTGCTTCAGCCAGAATGTCAATGCCTTTTTCCAAAGCACGACGAGCATTTTCGTTGTAAATGATGCGTTTAGCCATAGTGTTCTCAATTCTCTGTGTAAGTTGGTCAGTTAATTATTTGCGAATGTCATGGGTTATTCGTCATTCAGTGTTGCGGAGTCAGAATGATGAATAAATCAGGTCTATCGACTAGGAAACAATTGCCAAGATGTCTTTTTCAGACAATAGGACGTACTCTTCTGTACCTAACTTGATGTCAGTGCCAGCATACTTGGAGTAAAGAACCTTATCGCCAATAGCAATATCAATAGTTTGATGAGTGCCATCGTCGTTGCGTTTACCAGGGCCGACCGCAACGATTTCACCCACTTGGGGCTTTTCTTTAGCACTATCAGGGAGAAAAATACCTCCGGCTGTTTTCTCTTCCGACTCACTAACCTTGATGAAAACGCGATCGCCTAGAGGTTTAACAGTAGATACGCTCAACGCTATAGCTGCCATACAAAATTCTCCAAACAAACTTTTCTTAAGGTGGACAAATGGTTGCAATTAAGTCATCGACTAATTGCAGATGTTTAACTAGCAGGAAAATTTATCATGCGTGATGTTTCTCAAATTCAACACTAAGCATGAACGGCATTCTAATCAAACCAACTAATAAATCGTCAGTAAAATCAGAAATTGCCAGTAGCGGAGATTAACTACACTAAGTCTATCGGATTAATGTAGTTTACATTGTGTTAAGTATGATGTCATATAATTTTCAAAAAATCAAGAGTTTAAATAAGGAAGATATGGGTGTAAAGGTATAGGGGTGTAAGGGAAAAAATGAACCCGACGATTTACGACTTAATATATAGTGAGAAAGAACGCACTCATCCCCTACACCCACTTCTCGCAAAGGTTTCACCTTTCGTCGTTGCCTTCAGACCTTGCTTCTCCTAGCGTAGCCTCTCCACCAACGAGCCATATCTATTCCCTATCACCTGTCACCCGTAACCTGTAACCTATCACACCCAAATATCGGAAGTACAATCACCACCGGGATAGCGAATTTCATGAGCGCGAGCAGGGCCAGCAGGTTCTTTACCAAAGTCAACGTAAAAATTTTCGTTAATTTTCATCCCACCATTTTCCGTATCGCAATCAATCTGCAATAAATATGAGCCACTTTTCGACAAATCAGGGTAAAACTGATTATCCCAACTGCTAAATAGGGAATTAGTGACATAAAGCCGCTTACCGTCCAAACTCAGCTGTAGCATCTGCGGGCCACCAGCTAATTTATGCCCTTGGACTTCGCCACTTAACCCTTGCAAACCACCACACCAAACCTGACCAGTTAAACGAGGATGAGCAGGATCACTAATATCGTATTGACGAATATCTCCATGCAGCCAATTGGAGAAATAAATATAGCGATCGTCCAGAGAAATTAAGATATCAGTAATTAACGATGGCACAGGTATCGGCCAGCCTTCTATTTCTATTGATGGTATATCCAAGACTTTTTCTACTTGCCAATGGCCATTAGACTTGTGCCAATGCCAAACATTACTGCTGAGTGCGGCCGCAACAAATCCATGT
This window of the Nostoc sp. HK-01 genome carries:
- a CDS encoding chaperonin Cpn10, whose protein sequence is MAAIALSVSTVKPLGDRVFIKVSESEEKTAGGIFLPDSAKEKPQVGEIVAVGPGKRNDDGTHQTIDIAIGDKVLYSKYAGTDIKLGTEEYVLLSEKDILAIVS
- a CDS encoding chaperonin GroEL codes for the protein MAKRIIYNENARRALEKGIDILAEAVAVTLGPKGRNVVLEKKFGAPQIVNDGVTIAKEIELEDHVENTGVSLIRQAASKTNDAAGDGTTTATVLAHAIVKEGLRNVAAGANAIEIKRGIDKATVFLVDKIKEHARPVEDSKAIAQVAAISAGNDEVVGALIAEALDKVGREGVISLEEGKSVTTELEVTEGLNFDKGYISPYFATDAERLEAVLDEPFLLLTDKKIALVQDLVPVLEQVARAGRPLVIIAEDIEKEALATLVVNRLRGVLNVAAVKAPGFGDRRKAILEDIAILTGGQLITEDAGLRLDATKLEQLGKARRITITKDSTTLVAEGNEQAVKARVEQIRRQIEETESSYDKEKLQERLAKLAGGVAVVKVGAATETELKDRKLRLEDAINATKAAVEEGIVPGGGTTLAHLAPELESWAKSTLVNEELTGALIVSRALAAPLKRIAENAGQNGAVIAERVKEKDFNVGYDATTGEFVDLFAAGIVDPAKVTRSAVQNAASIAGMVLTTEAIVVDKPEPKDAAPAAPGGGLGGDFDY
- a CDS encoding transcriptional regulator; protein product: MSNALYFMSQVLLPQSLHLDLPLTALAPMQDVTNLWFMKVINQYGSPDYFFTEYFRVNETSRLNPSILASITENDTSRPVFAQMMGESIPHLVKTAQELCGYNIAGVDLNMGCPAPRIYRKKAGGGLLLSPEKVDRILGELRQAVNDRPFTVKMRLGFENTDTFYQILDLINRHNIDLLSLHGRTVVDRYHGRVNYDLIAEAVRRVNCPVLANGNIYSAAQALSVLAQTGAAGVMVGRWAIGNPWIFEQIRQALRLEPIAPVPLIEVRKYIDRLWQTPAAPNIPERARVGYLKMFLNYIALSVDSEGVFLRLMRQTQTQAELFNLCDRFLVVDTTQTFALAPYSGV
- a CDS encoding 6-phosphogluconate dehydrogenase NAD-binding protein — its product is MPIQTVGILSPGDMGQAIASVLNHNGLRTIAALENRSQRTRQLAAAANIEDVGSLTQLVIESDIVLSVLVPAAAAEVAQQVAAVISNVGKQILYVDGNAIAPQKVKTIAQIIESSGATFVDASIIGPPPRVPGRTRIYASGKQAVEFQQLSNYGLDIRVIGDEIGQASGLKMSYAALTKGLTAISTELLIAAHRLGLDEELWSEVSSSQPELAHILARSIPSMTPKAHRWVGEMEEIAETFKELGLTERIFYGAADVYRLVKDTSLGQETPEERDRDRQLSEIITTLSDETTSN